In Exiguobacterium acetylicum, the genomic stretch GAAGTGAATCGTTACTCAGACTATTGTAATGAATTAGGCGAGGCGACAGAAAAAGTCTTATGGCTGCCGTGGGCGATTTTTGAATATGAACGCAGTAATTAGAAGTAAAGATGCTACTAATCAAGTAACAATCTTTAGCGTAATGGATCAGGAGGATAAAAAACAATGGAATCGACCGAACAATTAGAACAGCATGTAAATCAATTAAGAAATACACTTTATGAATTCGAAAAGAAGATGGAACGCAAATTTTCGATTGAGGAATGGCGGTACCTTCTGGAGAACGGATTAAATAGTCTTTTGAGCACACGTGAAGACACACAGCAAATGATTTCAAAGCTCTCCATTCGAACGAAAAAAAGGCCTATTCGTTGGAATCTAACATCTGGAGTTGTCTATGCTATTCCGTTACCTCGACTTGGAGGATACGGATATGCAGAGATGAGAATTTCGCAAGATGAGAATCATGAGACTGGAAAGATAGAGTCTATGGATTACATTCAATACTATAATCTTAGAACAGAAAGAATTCTTTCGCTCCAGGAGTTAGACCAAAAGAATCCTGAGACTTGTATCATCATAGATACGGGGTATTACGGGATTACAGAGGGAGAATGGATCGTACTTGGAAAACGGCATCGAGAAAAAGAAACGTTTGAGACGCCATTACTATTTGGTAGTGTACCTAGTTTAAATTCTGATGGGGAAAACTACTATGTTACTCGAGGTATCAATGGAGAAAGAATGTTTGTGGAAGAAGAAAAGGCACGAGAGGTGATAAATCCTTCTGCAACCTGTGGTGATTTATCTGCTGTATACAAATATGAAGAACGATTAAAAATAATGAATGATTTTAAGAATTCATAATAAGTTAACGGGGATACAAAACATTGAAAAATAAAGAGCAATTAGAACTGTATGTAAATCAATTAAGAAATACACTTCAAGAATTCGAAAAGAAGATGGATAACGAATTTTCTGTTGAAGAGTGGTGTTACCTGCTCGAACATGGACTAAATAGCTTATTGAGTACACGGAAAGATGAACAACAAGTGATTTCAAGCGTCTCGATTCGTATGAAAGAGAAACCTTCGCGATGGAATTTATCATCAGGAGTTGTCTATGCGATTCCTTTACCTCGACTTGGAGGGTATGGATATGCAGAAATGAGAATCTCTAAAGATGAGAACCATGAGACTGGAAAACTAGAGTCTATGGATTACATCCAATACTATAATCTTAGAACAGAAAGAATTCTTTCACTTCATGAGTTAAATAAAAAAAATCCTGAACCTTGTATAGTCATTAGAACGGGTCACTATGGTATAAAAAATCGGGAATGGATTGTACTTGGAAGACGCCATCGAGAAGAAGGAACATTTTCAACTCCGTTGTTATTTGACACTTTAGAATCGAATGATGAAGAGTATTTCATCACGAAAGGCTTATGGGGAGAGAAAATTTTTGTGGATGAAAAAGAGGCTAAGGCAGTCGTAAATCCATATGGTTCAAGTGGGGATATAGCTGCTGTTTGCAAATACGAAGAACGATTAAAAGAAATCAATGACAATTTGAAATGACTATTTATGTTGGGATCACAGATTGGTTTAGAAGTATTAAAACGATACTCAAACGGAGGTTGATTTAATGAATTATCTTGATCATTTAGAACAGCATTGCGGAGAATTCACGGAAGCATTTCCAATTGAGGAACTTGAACAAAAGAACGTCCAAATCTTGAAATTCAAAGATGCACCATTTAAGGAAACCTATACGATTGCATCCCTTGGATTACTTTTTCATCCACTCAAAATGGAAGACGGTTCACTGATGCATCAAGAAATAATGATGTCAGCGAAACAACCAGACGTTCAGGACGAGATCATTTATTTACTCTGGCAATTGGCTGAGTACGCTATGAGAACAGGACATGCATTTATTGCAGCAGAATATTATCCACTCCCTGAAGGAATATTTGAAAAGTATCAGTTCTCCTCTGTTTATGTTACAAGTCCTGTGTACTTTGATGAATCCTTCTTCCTATTTGAAACAGATTCTAATGTTGGGAATGAGCCAGATACCGTATTGCCAGTCTGGTTCGTACCGATTTTTGAATCTGAGGAGAAATATATTGAAAAGTATGGAGCAGATCGATTCGAAGATCTTTTGTTCGAGACAGATGAGTTAGTAGATTTTAACCGTAAGCCTTTAATCTAAAGAAAGTAGAGATGCAAAACACCTCTGATGTTAGTACTTTTTTTAAAGTGTACTATTCAAGAGGTGTTTCGTATTTCCTCAAAATTTAAGACTAGATCACTTTAAACGTACGTAAGTTCTAGTCATCTTATTTATAGATATCCCTACGATGTCCGATTTCAAGAATCAAGATTATGACTTTTTCATCTTGGATGTCAGCAATCAGACGATAGTCTCCGATGCGATACCGCCATTCACCTGAGCGATTCGAAACGAGTCCTTTACCATGACGACGCGGATCATCCGTCCCGACCAGATTCTTCTTGATCCAGGACATGATGATCCGCGCTTGTTGGGGATCCATTTTCTTGAGAGATTTTTGAGCCCCGCGCTCGAACTCTACATTATAAGCTGTCATTCTAAATCAAGTTCCTTCATCATGTCGTCGAAAGAGATCGCTTCTGATTTTTTACGGTGTTCTGCCATGGAATCATGATAGAGTTGTAAATCGATTTCGTCTTCGATACGGTCGAGGACGGCATCGCGAACGAGTGTAGAAATCGTGATGTTCTTTGCCTTCGCATATTCCTTGATGAGTCGTGTATCCTGATCATCCAGACGTACAGAAATGGTGCTCATAATTATCAGCTCCTTTGTAATACATTGTAATACAAAATGAGGTTTTAGTACATAGGATTGAGCGATAATCCTAAATAAAGATTCTTTGAAGTGCTGAAATTCGATTTGTAAATATCCTAGATGAGTACGATTGAGTCTAAAAAAGTGAATGAAATTATGTTCAAATTAAAGTAAATATAGTCATTTATCTTCAATTTGACCATGTTTAGGAAGGTGATGATCATGATAAGTTCTTTCATTCTCCTCGTTTGTGAAAACAGGATATGCATCAGACGACGCCGTGTATCTATTACAAGAAAACAAAAAGTGTTTTAAATTGAAGAAAGATCAAGGTACAGATCTGTTTAAAGCAACTGTATCTTGATCTTTTTTGTCATAGATATTGGTCCATATTAAGATGTTATTGAGCTCGCTAGAGAAATTTCCTTACTACACGTAAGCTGTTCTTGTTATTTCATCTGTCTGTTTTTTTGGAATGTATCAAAAATATACTTTTCTCACTGAAGTAACTTTTGGTATTTGTACCCTTTTAAAAGATCAGCTTCATTTTTGAAAGACCATTCCTCTATTTTAGAATCTGGGTGTAACTTAAAATAATGGTCGAGGATATCGTGTCCTAAATTGTAGTTACTCCACCGGGGGATGTCTTTTTGAGGACTACCGCCTACAAGGTCCTCGTAAGTAGCTTCACCAGTTTGAATCAACTTTGCGACATGTTTGATTGTCGTATCATCCATGGGTTCATCCCACGGGGCCTTCACATTTTTTAAGACTCGATCAGCAAAAGCATCTGCTTTTCCCTCAACAATGACCGAATCGAGTAATTTATTCATCTGATATTCTGGTCTATCTTGAAGGATTAAATGATGGTATTCATGTGCAACGGTATAGGCGAGAGCATCCTTATCGAAATCTTCCGCCAGATAGAGCACGACCGCATCTTTGTACGTTCCTGCTGCTACTCCACCCATCGGTTCGGTCATCATCGTATATTCCGAGTTGATCGGTACGATGAAAATCGTACTCTTTTTCTTTGGAAGGACTTTATGCGCAGCAGTGTAGTTTTTTGTGATGATTTTTATAATCTCGTCTTGTCGTTCTTCCAGAGCATCGATTCGATCAAGCAGTGCTTGCTGATAAGCAGTCGATTGCAGCATGAAGAAACCTTTTAAAGAAGTAGTATCAAAATCTTCTTTTTCACCCGTTTTATCGATATCGTTTAGAACATATTTTATGTAATTTTGTTTACTCACTTCAATATCATTATTTTTTAGTGAAGCTTTTAAGTATTTTTGATAGGGGGAGTAAAGAGGAACGATATTCACTTCACTGTCATTGTTGATTTCAATGGACTCCGATTTAAATTTTTCGCTTTGACTTTCTTCTGAACATGCGGTTAAAACGACTAAAGGAACACATAAAAAAGGTACAAGTATTCTTTTCAACATAAAATCATCCCTTCAATACATAAATGAATATCCTGGAATATTATTTAAAAAATAAATAATTGCTGTAATTAAGATAACATTCTGTCTCTTTATAGTCAAAATATGTAATTTTAGAGTCGAAAATACATGTGTTATGTTTCTATATACTAAGTGAAGGGATAAGAACTATTACTACTTGTCTTAGACAGGATGGCTATCTCTTCGACCTTCATGTAAGTAAAAAAGCCACCTTGTACGGTGACTTTTTTACTTACATCTACAGCTTTATGAATGTGGATCACTCAACTCTTCTGCTCTTCGTTAAAAAATCTTCGTGGATACCTGTGACACCGTTTTGCGCCCAATTTCCTGGGGGCATTTCTCGAATAAGAATCAATATCTTATCTCCCGGTGCATGGGTGAAAAGCGAGAGAACTTCAGTTAACTTATTCACCCAAGCATCTTTTGTTTCTTGATCGAACGTATCCCACACATCGATCGTCAAGATAGCCATTCCTGCGACCAGAGCGGCGTCAGTTGCATAAGACGTTCGTGTCTGCCAATTTGTTATGCGACTATCGGAAGAAAAGGTTGGGTCGGATGCCATAGCACCCGCTTTTCCAAAGTTTTCTGGTTCTTGTTCGTGAATCAAGACTTGAATCTTGTCAGGAATCATGTTCAATGTCTCGACCGTTGTATTCGTCAGTTGATGGATGAGTTGTCGTTTCGTATCACGTGACATCGCTGGCCAAGTATTTAGAGAAAGTAATGGCATCAATGCACCTCCCGTTCGTTTAGATAAGTACGCAACGCATTTACTACGATCGTATGATCTTCTTCAGGAGTTAACCCTGAAACTGTGATCATTCCAACAATTAGTTCACCATCCAGTATGATCGGGAAAGAACCACCAAAAGCAGCAAAGCTTGAGTCTAGTCGATGTTCTTCGTTATACGTCATCTCACTAAGTGCAGATCCTAACTGCATGAAGTAAGAACTGTGAAGGTGATAGTCGACGACTCGTTTTTTTCGTTCGATCCATTCCTCGTTGATGCGGGTCGTACCTGGCATCTTATAATGGAACATCGACGTACCATTGACGGTAATATCAATGGCGATGGATACGTTGTTTTTCTGTGCTTCTTGTATCAAAGTCAATCCTAACGGAAAGATATCATCGTGTGTGAATCGCTTAAAACGTAAAGTATGTTCTTCGTGTTGTGTTTGTTGTAGCAAGTCTTCGATCGACATCGGTAAGCTCCTTTTCAGATTGGATAAAGTGTCCATGTTGATTAAAAGTCAAACGTATCTGGATCCGGTCCACTCCGAAGATTTTCATTCAATTGGTTTAATCGTTCCATATCATCTGGAAGGATTTCGAAATCAGTAATGCGTAGATTTTCTTGCATCCGTGAAGGCGTCATGGACTTAGGAATCGTGATGATATCCTGCTGAATATCCCATCGTAGAATGATTTGAGCAGCTGATTTCTTGTATTGTGTAGCGAGCTCCTGAACGACCTCATTTTCTAGAAGTTCCGCATTCATAAGCGGTGACCAGGCTTCAATTTGAATCCCATGTTCGCTACAGAATTGACGTAACTCTAACTGAGTTAGCTTCGGATGGAGTTCGATTTGATTGACGACTGGTATGATGGATGCATGTTGCAGTAAGTCCTCGAGATGGTTGATTTGAAAATTACTCACACCAATCGCGCGGACCTTGTCCGTTTGAACCAATTCTTCAAGTGCTTTCCAAGGAGCTTGATACTTGGCTTTCCCTGGCCAATGGATCAAGTAGAGATCGAGGTACTCCAACTGCATTTTTTCTAAGGATTCTGCGTAAGCATCAAGTGTTTCTTCATATGATCCATGTGCATTCCAGACTTTTGATGTCACGAATAGTTCTTCGCGTGTTACGAGTCCTTCTTCGATAGCTTTCGCAATGCCTCTTCCAACACTTTGTTCGTTACCATAGATGGCTGCAGTATCGATACTACGATAGCCTTCGCGAATCGCAGTCACGACCGCTTGCTCGAGATTCGCACCGTCCTCTACACGAAATACGCCATATCCGACTTGTGGCATGTCCACACCATTGTTTAACCGTACTGTAGAGATTTTCATATTCATCTAGCTCCTTTATCAAAATTACAGCAAAAAAATTATGCTGTATGTGTGACATCATCATAGCGGGAGCAATCAGAAATAAGAAGACGGCACTTTAAAGTTCCATAGTCACCAAAAAGTGACTTTTCCTAAATCACAAGGACGAGGGAAGTAAAAAAAATCAAACAGCAAACAGCCCTGCATTCGAAAATGCAGGGCTGTTTAGGGAAGTACGGAAACATTAACAGCTATTCTTCAAGTGTTCATTTTGGAGATGCTGCTCTCCCCAGTCACATAAGACATCCATGGTCGATTTTAACGATCGTCCATAGTCCGTTAACTCATATTCGACCTTAGGTGGAGCTTGGTGATAGATGACCCGTCGAATGACACCGTCCTGTTCTAATTCTCTTAATTGCTGGACCAGCATTTTTTGAGAGACATTCGGCATGAGACGTTTTAACTCACTTGTCCGGTACTTATCTTTAAACAAGTGGCACAAGATGACGACTTTCCATTTCCCGCCGATTACTTTTAAAGCAGCTTCGACAGGGATGCTAAATTTACTCAACACGATAACTCCTTCATCCATAAAATTAAAATACAAAGACTGATTCCTTCGTTAAAAGAATTACCAAAACGAAATATAGCATAAGTTGTACTCTATTCAAAAGAAGTGAACTCGTATGACTATATCAACTAGTACTGAGCATTACTCGTGTTGTAAAGCAGGACGTTAGCAAAATATCCGATGTAGTAGCTGTACGTTATTTTATTTTGTTGCCTCTGCTTCATACTTCTCTAAAAATTCATCAACAGAGACCTTCTCATTTACTTCACTCGTTGATTTACTCGAGGAAATGGTGTGAGATGATCCTTTCAAATCATCTGGACTTGATTGGATTTCAAGCACTACTGTATCACCTAAACCCGTTTCAAGCCCACTTCCGAAGTTAAAAGTTCGTGTTACATAAGCTTCAGCATAATTTCGTTGATTTTCAGAGTACACTTTTACGTTAGAAATCTTATAACTAAATGAATGTAGCTGTTGCTTATCCACTTTTGTACTAGAGAGAAAAATTAATACAGCCTCGTCGCGAGAAGATAATCTCGATTGATTGGTGTGTGCTAACGGCGTATTGTTTAAAAAATCCGCTTTTTGTTGTT encodes the following:
- a CDS encoding winged helix-turn-helix transcriptional regulator — its product is MSKFSIPVEAALKVIGGKWKVVILCHLFKDKYRTSELKRLMPNVSQKMLVQQLRELEQDGVIRRVIYHQAPPKVEYELTDYGRSLKSTMDVLCDWGEQHLQNEHLKNSC
- a CDS encoding heme-degrading domain-containing protein, which translates into the protein MSIEDLLQQTQHEEHTLRFKRFTHDDIFPLGLTLIQEAQKNNVSIAIDITVNGTSMFHYKMPGTTRINEEWIERKKRVVDYHLHSSYFMQLGSALSEMTYNEEHRLDSSFAAFGGSFPIILDGELIVGMITVSGLTPEEDHTIVVNALRTYLNEREVH
- a CDS encoding DUF2268 domain-containing protein; its protein translation is MLKRILVPFLCVPLVVLTACSEESQSEKFKSESIEINNDSEVNIVPLYSPYQKYLKASLKNNDIEVSKQNYIKYVLNDIDKTGEKEDFDTTSLKGFFMLQSTAYQQALLDRIDALEERQDEIIKIITKNYTAAHKVLPKKKSTIFIVPINSEYTMMTEPMGGVAAGTYKDAVVLYLAEDFDKDALAYTVAHEYHHLILQDRPEYQMNKLLDSVIVEGKADAFADRVLKNVKAPWDEPMDDTTIKHVAKLIQTGEATYEDLVGGSPQKDIPRWSNYNLGHDILDHYFKLHPDSKIEEWSFKNEADLLKGYKYQKLLQ
- the relB gene encoding type II toxin-antitoxin system RelB family antitoxin, translating into MSTISVRLDDQDTRLIKEYAKAKNITISTLVRDAVLDRIEDEIDLQLYHDSMAEHRKKSEAISFDDMMKELDLE
- a CDS encoding aldo/keto reductase, with the translated sequence MNMKISTVRLNNGVDMPQVGYGVFRVEDGANLEQAVVTAIREGYRSIDTAAIYGNEQSVGRGIAKAIEEGLVTREELFVTSKVWNAHGSYEETLDAYAESLEKMQLEYLDLYLIHWPGKAKYQAPWKALEELVQTDKVRAIGVSNFQINHLEDLLQHASIIPVVNQIELHPKLTQLELRQFCSEHGIQIEAWSPLMNAELLENEVVQELATQYKKSAAQIILRWDIQQDIITIPKSMTPSRMQENLRITDFEILPDDMERLNQLNENLRSGPDPDTFDF
- a CDS encoding tautomerase family protein codes for the protein MPLLSLNTWPAMSRDTKRQLIHQLTNTTVETLNMIPDKIQVLIHEQEPENFGKAGAMASDPTFSSDSRITNWQTRTSYATDAALVAGMAILTIDVWDTFDQETKDAWVNKLTEVLSLFTHAPGDKILILIREMPPGNWAQNGVTGIHEDFLTKSRRVE
- a CDS encoding type II toxin-antitoxin system RelE family toxin, with the translated sequence MTAYNVEFERGAQKSLKKMDPQQARIIMSWIKKNLVGTDDPRRHGKGLVSNRSGEWRYRIGDYRLIADIQDEKVIILILEIGHRRDIYK
- a CDS encoding suppressor of fused domain protein, encoding MNYLDHLEQHCGEFTEAFPIEELEQKNVQILKFKDAPFKETYTIASLGLLFHPLKMEDGSLMHQEIMMSAKQPDVQDEIIYLLWQLAEYAMRTGHAFIAAEYYPLPEGIFEKYQFSSVYVTSPVYFDESFFLFETDSNVGNEPDTVLPVWFVPIFESEEKYIEKYGADRFEDLLFETDELVDFNRKPLI